The window AACCTCCGGGGGAAGCTGCCGCGAAGCGGCCAGAATGCCGACGGCGATTGGTAAGTCCAACAGGGTACCAGACTTAGGCACGCCGGCCGGGGCAAGATTGACGAGGATCCGCGTGGTCGGAAAATCGAAGCCGGCATTTCTGAGGGCGGTGGCGATCCGCCCCCGGCTCTCGCGGATGGAGGTCGCCGGCAGGCCTACTATAGAGAAGTCGGTGGCCCCATCACTCACATTGACCTCAACCCGGACCGGGAAGGCATCGATCCCCACCAACGAGAAGGAGTAGACGCAGGCCAGCATAACTTGTCCTCAAACCGACGATTCCGAGAGTCGGGGATGAGGACCGCAAGATTTATGCAAGGTGGGGTCAAGCAGAGCACAAAGAATGAAGCTCCGGCGGATAAAAAAGGGGGCCGGCGAGCGGCCCCCGTGCCAAGAAAACAACCATGAGAAACTCTAACATCAATAAAATAAAGAGATTAGGCGGATTTTGACCTCCGCGCTGATTCCTCCAGCATGGCCACCGCCGTCTCTTCATTGGGATCGATGGTAAAAACCTTGTCCAACCGCGTGAGGCGGAAGAGCTCGAGCACCCGGGGTTGCACCCCGAAAACCCGGCACGCGCCGATATCTCGAACCCTCTTTAGAAGGGCGACCAGAAAGCTCAACCCTGAGCTGTCCATAAAGGTCACGGGAGAGAGATCGACCGCCAGATAATGCTCCGGCTGCACATGCTTCATCATTTGGAGCCGCAAATCGGGGGCGTTATCCGCCCCAATCTCCGCGTCCCGGGCTCTAGCAATGAGGACGAGGCCGTGGTCCTCGAAATGTAGGGACATATCATCTCCTCCGCCCGATTTTTGGCATAAGCCGAAGGGCCTGCCGCGCTGCTGCTGTTCTCTCTATCGGATTGGAAAAGAGTCAACTTAAGACTCATTTGACCAGGTCTCTCAACTCCAGATCCTTAATTCCGTTGCCGATACAACCCTTGAAGCCTCAGTGGAGTAAAAGCGGAGGGCCAACTTGAACGTTTCAGCATCACTCAGGGAATTCGCCGAAACCCGGCGGGAGCTTTTGGCTGACATCGCCCACAAGTTCGGCGGGGCGTCCGGCGGGGTTTATGTGCAAGACAGCCAAGGCCATAAGACCTGGCCGAAAACGCCGGTGGCCATCGGTGAAGGGATCCGTATACCTATTGGTTCCTATGGCTCGCTTCATCTCACCTCGGCGGATGGAAAAACCTCGCAAGAATCGGCGGAAGAGATAACGAAACTGATCGGCTCTCTTCTCGAGGGATGGTTCGAGTCTGAGATGGAGCTGAATCAATTGGTGGATGAGCATGTCTCCACCACAAATCAACTCATTGCCCTCTATAACATTACACGGGGCACCCGGGAAACCTGGGATCTGGCGGACAAACTTCGCGTGATTGTAGAAGAAGCCGGACGCCAGACAAATTGCCGGCAAGCTGTGTTGGAAGTCACACTCGATGATATTCCCGAGCATTTCTTTTGGACCACCGATGGGCACGTCCATCAAACCAATATCTCAAGCATCCTGAAACAAGCCCGGCAGAGGGATGAAGCCCATATCTGCCAATCCGGATCGCAATATGTCGCGGCGCCGGTGCTTGTACGGGACAAGCCGACAGGTTGGCTCATCGCCGACAGGCGCCATGGGGAAAATCCATATCAAGCGCGTGAATTGAAAATTATACAAGCCTTGGCGGACCTCGCCGCCGGGTTCGTTTTGACAAACGGCCTCCAGGCGAAGGTGATCAACAACCTTCGCATCGCAAAGGAATTGGAGATCGCAAGTCAAATCGGGGAGATGCTGATCCCCAAACAATTGCCGGATATCCTTGGCATAGACCTTGGAGCTGTCTGTTTTCAGGCGACCGAGGTAGGCGGTGACTTTTACACCGTTCAAAAACTCGGCGATGATTGCTTGGCTTTTTCTTTGGGGGACGTGACAGGCAAAGGCGTACCGGCGGCGCTGCTCATGTCAATGACCCGCACGGTTTATCAGACATTAAGTTATACCGGGTCCACCCCCGCTGAAGCCCTGACAATTCTCAATCAAGCTCTATACGAAGACCTCACACGCGTCGAGAAGTTCGTGACCATGGTTGTCGGACGGTACAATCCGTCGACCGGCGAAATTCATTTAGCCAACGCCGGGCATTCACCGGTTTTCCATCTCCCGGCGGGTGAAAAGGAGCCGCGTCTGCTCGAACCGTCATCACCGCCGCTTGGCGTCTTGCCGGAGATTACGGTCAATTCCGAAATCCTACAACTTACGCCGGGATCGATTCTGGCGCTGGCCAGCGACGGATTTCACGAGATGCGCAATGATGAAGGAGAGCTGTTTGGTGTGGAGAACCTGGGCAAAGCCCTTGCGGCGGCGGCCGGGTTAAAAGCCGAATCAATCGTGACCCGGTTACTTAATACGGTTCGCGACTACTCTGGAGGAATGTCACAGTGGGACGACCAAACCCTGCTGATTTTGAAAGCGAAACAACAGGCGTAACGCCTGAATCCGGAGCTCAAAACAGCCACTCGACCGGACCACCGATCATGCGGCTTTCAGTTCCGGCCGTATTCTCATCACTCAGGACTCTGGGGATGGCGCTGCGATTGTATACCCAGCAGTGCTACAGTGAATTGGCGGAAGGAAAGGAAGCACACGATCTCAGGCTCGCCACACAAGAAGCCTGTACAAATATAATCGAGCACAGTGTGCGTGAAAATCCTTCTGCCCGGATCCACTTTGTTATGGAGGATCTATGCGGAGGGCTCTCCGTTCAGATTCAGGATCAGGGACCGCCGTTTGACCCAACAAATCCTCTGGCGAACCCCCCATCCCCCCATGATCTTGCCGAGGGTGGGTACGGACTCTTTCTGATCAATACACTCGTGGATGAGATCCATTACGAAACGTATAACGATTGGAACACTCTGACACTCGTTAAAAAATGGAAGGAGACGACCTGATGAATTCGGGTCGAATTCTGGTTATAGACGATGATCCGTTGTTGCGGCGCCTCACGGCCCGCTTGCTGTCCGCCGGCGGTTTTGAGCTGGCCACGGCGGCCGATGGATCCGAGGGGTTGCGTTTGATTCGTGAGGGCGAGCCGTTTGATGCCGTCATATGTGATCTGCTCATGCCCGGAATTTCGGGGTTTGAAGTTGTACGGGAGCTGAGGAAAGATCCCCGATTCATGGAATTACCCATCCTCGTTCTCACCAGCCAAGGAATGAATAAAGACAGGGATGAAGCCTTGGAATCAGGGGCGGATCAGTATATGACCAAACCCTTCAGTTCCTTTGAATTGATGGAGTCTCTGAGCCAACTCCTTGAAACCGACCGGCGGAAGAAAGCCTCATGACACCATCGGCGGAAAGCTCACCCATTCCCGAAACCGAAATTAATGGCGGCATTGAGGCGGCGAACACACTGGCCTTTGATGCCTCTCATTTTCTGCCGGATCTTGAGGCGGCGCGCCTATTGCCTCGCAGAATCGCGGCGCGCTATCAGGTGGCGCCTCTATCTCTCGATGAGAAAACCATTCGTGTCGGAATGTGCAACACAATGGATTTGGAAGCGCTCGATTATATCGAAATGGTGACCCGGCGGACGGTTGTCCCTGTCGAAGTTACCAGTGATCAATTCCGTGAGTTGATTCAGCGCATCTATGGATCTTCCACGGCGGGCCCGGAAGAGCTTTCATCGACTGTGGCGGAGGTCATTAGTCTGGCAAAGGATTCCACGGACGGTTCGGAACTTCCGATAATCCGTCTTGTCGATCAGATCCTTGCCGAAGCTGTGCGATCAAGCGCCACTGACATCCATATCCAACCGGAAGAAGACGAAACCGTCATACGCGCCCGTGTGGATGGGATGCTTCGAATACTGACGCTCCTTCCCCGGAAGGTTCACACCTCACTCACCACCCGCGTGAAAGTGATGGCCGATCTGGATATCTCAGAGCGGCGGATGCCTCAGGACGGCGAAATTCAGCTGGTGCTGGGAGACAGAAAGATCGATCTGCGTGTCTCCACGGTCCCGACGATATTCGGAGAAAACATCGTCTTAAGAATCCTCGATCACTCCCGCGTCATGCTTGGGTTGGAGGATCTGGGTTATCGGCCCGATGACAAGGCCGAGCTGGAGGGGCTTCTCCAACGACCCAACGGCATTATTCTCGTCACCGGACCGACCGGATCCGGTAAAAGCACCACTCTTTATGCGGCCATGCGAAGCATCGATTCGGCATCTCTCAATATCATGACACTTGAAGATCCCGTGGAATATCAACTGAAGGGAATCCGGCAGTCTCAGATTTCCGAAAAGGCTGGTTTTACATTCGCCTCCGGTCTGCGGGCCTTCATGAGGCAGGATCCGGATGTCATCCTGGTCGGCGAGATGAGAGACCAAGAGACCGCGGAAATCGCACTCCGCGCCGCGCTCACGGGGCACCTGGTTCTCAGCACTTTGCACACGACCAGCGCCGTCGGCAGCATCGCCCGGCTACGCGACATGGGGATGAAAGATTTCTTGTTGGCCGGAACACTGGCGGGAATCCTGGCCCAACGCCTGGTCCGCAAGATCTGTAAGGAGTGCGGCGAGGAATTTGAGGCGGGTATGCCTGAAAAGAAGTTTCTCGGAATACCAGAGGACCGGCAAGTCACTCTAAGAAGGGCAAAAGGCTGCAAGAGTTGCCGGGATAGCGGTTATAGGGGCCGTTTTGCGGTCTACGAATTATTGAAAATCACACCGAACCTGGCCCATGCCCTGGCCCATGGGATCCCCCAAACAGAACTGGAGACGATGGCGTTGAAGGAAGGTCTCATTCCATTGCGGCAAATGGGTGTCACACGTGTCTTGGAAGGATGGACAACTATTGAGGAGCTGGCCAGAGCCGTGGTTTAGCTCTGGAAATCAATCCCATGACATCCTATGCGTACAAAGCGCGCAACGAGACGGGACGGGTTGTTCGGGGCAATCTTCAGGCGCAATCAAAGGAAGAGTTATTCGATCAACTCGCCGCCAAGAGACTCTTTCTTGTAAAGTCCCGGCGTATCAGAAGGCCCGCAAAACTCGGACGCGGACGAGTAAAGGACAAAGAGCTCATCATTTTCACATTTCAGCTCCAAACCCTGGTCTCCAGCGGCGTCCCCTTGCTGACGGGATTGGACGACTTGGCGAATCAAATGAAACGATCCACTTTTAAAGATGTCATCACAGGAATTCGTTCCTCCGTCGAGGGTGGATCGACATTGTCGCAGGCACTGGAGCATTACCCCAAAGCCTTTTCACCATCCTATATTCGGATGGTCGAAGCCGGTGAAACTTCGGGCCGTCTCGATACCACACTGGACCGGCTGCTTGTTCTACTGGAGAGGCGCGTCGAGCTGAATGCGCAGATCCGGCAGCTGGCGACCTATCCGCTTATTGTCCTTTCCGGCGTCCTTGGGCTGATCGTTTTGCTCATGGCCTTCGTGATCCCAAAATTCAGAGGGATGCTGGACGCGCTGAATGTTGAGCTTCCCTGGGTGACAAAAGCGGTTCTCGCAATGAGCGACTTCTTCGTTCATAACGGCCTGCTCATCGGTATCGGAGCCGGCGCGGCGATTGCTGGATTTACAGCGCTTCGAAAGGTACCGAGAGTCAAGTACTTCCTTGATAGCGCCGTTTTAAAAGTGCCTGTCATTGGGGACCTGATCCTGATACTGAATTCCAACAGAATTCTTCATTTTCTCCAGGCCTTTATTGAAACAGGCGTCCCCATCGGAATCAGCCTGGATATGCTTTCCCGCATCTCTGAAAATATGAGATTCGGAGTGTCGATCCAGCGGGTCAGAACAAAGATATTGGAAGGGGAAACAATGACCCGCGCATTCCAGACGGAGGGGGTTTTCCCGCCGCTGGTCCAACGCATGATTGCCATCGGTGAAGAGACCGGCGAGCTCCCCTCCGCCCTTGAGAAGGTTCAACAATACTACGATCGGGAACTACCCCACCGAGTAAAAAAGATTTTCGACCTTGTCGGTCCATTAACAACTGTAGCCTTGGGAG is drawn from Candidatus Eisenbacteria bacterium and contains these coding sequences:
- a CDS encoding GspE/PulE family protein; amino-acid sequence: MTPSAESSPIPETEINGGIEAANTLAFDASHFLPDLEAARLLPRRIAARYQVAPLSLDEKTIRVGMCNTMDLEALDYIEMVTRRTVVPVEVTSDQFRELIQRIYGSSTAGPEELSSTVAEVISLAKDSTDGSELPIIRLVDQILAEAVRSSATDIHIQPEEDETVIRARVDGMLRILTLLPRKVHTSLTTRVKVMADLDISERRMPQDGEIQLVLGDRKIDLRVSTVPTIFGENIVLRILDHSRVMLGLEDLGYRPDDKAELEGLLQRPNGIILVTGPTGSGKSTTLYAAMRSIDSASLNIMTLEDPVEYQLKGIRQSQISEKAGFTFASGLRAFMRQDPDVILVGEMRDQETAEIALRAALTGHLVLSTLHTTSAVGSIARLRDMGMKDFLLAGTLAGILAQRLVRKICKECGEEFEAGMPEKKFLGIPEDRQVTLRRAKGCKSCRDSGYRGRFAVYELLKITPNLAHALAHGIPQTELETMALKEGLIPLRQMGVTRVLEGWTTIEELARAVV
- a CDS encoding PP2C family protein-serine/threonine phosphatase; the encoded protein is MNVSASLREFAETRRELLADIAHKFGGASGGVYVQDSQGHKTWPKTPVAIGEGIRIPIGSYGSLHLTSADGKTSQESAEEITKLIGSLLEGWFESEMELNQLVDEHVSTTNQLIALYNITRGTRETWDLADKLRVIVEEAGRQTNCRQAVLEVTLDDIPEHFFWTTDGHVHQTNISSILKQARQRDEAHICQSGSQYVAAPVLVRDKPTGWLIADRRHGENPYQARELKIIQALADLAAGFVLTNGLQAKVINNLRIAKELEIASQIGEMLIPKQLPDILGIDLGAVCFQATEVGGDFYTVQKLGDDCLAFSLGDVTGKGVPAALLMSMTRTVYQTLSYTGSTPAEALTILNQALYEDLTRVEKFVTMVVGRYNPSTGEIHLANAGHSPVFHLPAGEKEPRLLEPSSPPLGVLPEITVNSEILQLTPGSILALASDGFHEMRNDEGELFGVENLGKALAAAAGLKAESIVTRLLNTVRDYSGGMSQWDDQTLLILKAKQQA
- a CDS encoding type II secretion system F family protein; amino-acid sequence: MTSYAYKARNETGRVVRGNLQAQSKEELFDQLAAKRLFLVKSRRIRRPAKLGRGRVKDKELIIFTFQLQTLVSSGVPLLTGLDDLANQMKRSTFKDVITGIRSSVEGGSTLSQALEHYPKAFSPSYIRMVEAGETSGRLDTTLDRLLVLLERRVELNAQIRQLATYPLIVLSGVLGLIVLLMAFVIPKFRGMLDALNVELPWVTKAVLAMSDFFVHNGLLIGIGAGAAIAGFTALRKVPRVKYFLDSAVLKVPVIGDLILILNSNRILHFLQAFIETGVPIGISLDMLSRISENMRFGVSIQRVRTKILEGETMTRAFQTEGVFPPLVQRMIAIGEETGELPSALEKVQQYYDRELPHRVKKIFDLVGPLTTVALGVVLLFVILAVLLPVYKMYSAINVG
- a CDS encoding response regulator — its product is MNSGRILVIDDDPLLRRLTARLLSAGGFELATAADGSEGLRLIREGEPFDAVICDLLMPGISGFEVVRELRKDPRFMELPILVLTSQGMNKDRDEALESGADQYMTKPFSSFELMESLSQLLETDRRKKAS
- a CDS encoding ATP-binding protein yields the protein MGRPNPADFESETTGVTPESGAQNSHSTGPPIMRLSVPAVFSSLRTLGMALRLYTQQCYSELAEGKEAHDLRLATQEACTNIIEHSVRENPSARIHFVMEDLCGGLSVQIQDQGPPFDPTNPLANPPSPHDLAEGGYGLFLINTLVDEIHYETYNDWNTLTLVKKWKETT
- a CDS encoding STAS domain-containing protein, which gives rise to MSLHFEDHGLVLIARARDAEIGADNAPDLRLQMMKHVQPEHYLAVDLSPVTFMDSSGLSFLVALLKRVRDIGACRVFGVQPRVLELFRLTRLDKVFTIDPNEETAVAMLEESARRSKSA